In Aureibaculum algae, the following are encoded in one genomic region:
- a CDS encoding ABC transporter ATP-binding protein produces MTDAVIQIDTVSKKYKGADNYSIHHLDLDIEKGEIYGLLGPNGAGKTTLISMLCGLLKPTAGKIKINGLSFKENAKNIKQAIGVVPQEYALYPTLSAYENLMYFGAMYGLSGTTLKTKVIESLDHLGLSKFKNKKVSTFSGGMKRRVNLIAGILHKPEILFLDEPTVGVDVQSKNVIIEHLKMLNANGTTIVYTSHHLNEAETFCTQVSIIDSGTIVASGTPKELIDNTNDAQNLEDVFIQLTGEALRDYA; encoded by the coding sequence ATGACTGACGCTGTTATTCAAATCGATACGGTTTCCAAAAAATATAAAGGAGCGGATAATTACTCCATCCATCACTTGGATTTAGACATTGAAAAAGGTGAAATTTATGGTTTATTAGGTCCGAATGGAGCTGGTAAAACCACGTTGATTTCTATGTTGTGTGGTTTGCTAAAACCAACGGCTGGAAAGATCAAGATTAACGGACTCTCATTTAAAGAAAATGCTAAAAATATTAAGCAGGCTATTGGTGTTGTTCCTCAAGAATATGCCTTGTACCCAACATTATCCGCCTATGAAAATTTGATGTATTTCGGAGCGATGTATGGATTGTCAGGTACTACTTTAAAAACAAAAGTTATTGAAAGTTTAGATCATTTAGGACTCTCAAAATTTAAGAATAAAAAAGTGAGTACTTTTTCTGGAGGTATGAAAAGACGTGTAAATCTTATTGCAGGTATTTTACATAAACCAGAAATATTATTTTTAGACGAGCCCACAGTAGGCGTAGATGTACAATCTAAGAATGTAATTATTGAGCATTTAAAAATGTTAAATGCTAATGGAACTACGATCGTTTATACATCACATCATTTAAATGAAGCAGAGACATTTTGTACCCAAGTATCGATAATTGATAGTGGTACAATTGTTGCCTCAGGGACTCCAAAAGAGCTTATCGACAACACAAATGATGCTCAGAATTTAGAAGATGTATTTATTCAATTAACAGGTGAGGCTTTAAGAGATTATGCGTAA
- a CDS encoding BtrH N-terminal domain-containing protein, protein MKIDFTHHQSAHCENGVVSNLLKHKGYQISEPMVFGIGSGLFFVYIPFLKVNHAPVVSFRPMPGIIFKRFAQRVGIKVKRFKFRNESNAEKALEAELQRNNPVGLQVGVYHLSYFPDEYRFHFNAHNLVVYGKEEDTYLISDPVMETTTTLTKKELNRVRFAKGAMAPKGHMYYPVHFPKELQLESAIKKGIKTVCRDMLAPVPYVGVRGMRTIAKLIRKWPEKKGVKVANHYLGQLVRMQEEIGTGGGGFRFIYGAFLQEAAVILKNPKLKELSLEITEIGDSWRDFAIDASRIYKNRSSELDAYNKVADQLVALSNREEVFFKKLKKAI, encoded by the coding sequence ATGAAGATAGACTTTACACATCATCAATCTGCACATTGTGAAAATGGGGTGGTTTCAAACTTACTAAAACATAAAGGATATCAAATCAGTGAACCAATGGTATTTGGTATTGGTTCTGGTCTTTTCTTTGTATACATTCCCTTTTTAAAAGTGAATCACGCTCCTGTGGTGAGTTTTAGACCCATGCCAGGTATCATTTTTAAACGTTTCGCTCAACGCGTAGGGATAAAAGTGAAACGCTTTAAATTCAGAAACGAAAGTAATGCGGAAAAGGCTTTAGAAGCGGAATTGCAACGTAATAATCCTGTTGGTTTACAAGTTGGCGTTTATCATTTGTCTTATTTTCCAGACGAATATCGTTTTCATTTTAATGCTCATAACTTGGTTGTTTATGGTAAAGAAGAGGATACTTATTTAATTAGTGATCCTGTTATGGAAACGACAACCACTTTAACCAAAAAAGAATTAAATAGAGTGCGTTTTGCCAAAGGAGCTATGGCTCCTAAAGGGCATATGTATTATCCTGTTCACTTCCCAAAAGAATTGCAATTGGAAAGTGCCATAAAAAAGGGAATTAAAACGGTTTGTCGTGATATGTTAGCACCTGTTCCCTATGTTGGAGTCAGAGGTATGCGAACCATAGCTAAATTGATTCGAAAATGGCCGGAAAAGAAAGGCGTAAAAGTAGCCAATCATTATTTGGGGCAACTGGTTAGAATGCAAGAAGAAATTGGTACTGGCGGCGGTGGATTCCGTTTTATTTACGGTGCTTTTTTACAGGAAGCTGCGGTAATATTAAAAAATCCTAAATTAAAAGAATTGTCCTTGGAAATAACTGAAATAGGCGATTCTTGGCGTGATTTTGCTATTGATGCTTCACGAATTTATAAAAATAGAAGCTCTGAATTAGATGCTTATAATAAAGTAGCCGATCAATTAGTAGCCCTTTCTAATAGGGAAGAGGTATTCTTTAAAAAATTAAAGAAAGCGATATAA
- a CDS encoding ABC transporter permease yields the protein MDSTSSHIDIKNFLPHRVPMLMVDTLLSIDNESVKTDFLITSDCIFVDDNVLSESGLIENAAQTCSAIVGKSYFDEEDVEGKNTKLVGFISGVKSFNIIKLPQLNETIVTTANLISRFDADGYSICALNCSIENAEIVLAECVMNLFIKEVE from the coding sequence TTGGATAGCACTTCAAGTCATATTGATATTAAAAACTTTCTACCACATAGAGTTCCTATGTTAATGGTAGATACTTTATTGTCAATTGATAATGAAAGTGTTAAGACTGATTTTTTAATTACGTCTGATTGTATTTTTGTGGATGACAATGTGCTTTCGGAGTCGGGTTTAATAGAAAATGCTGCTCAAACATGTTCTGCTATAGTAGGTAAAAGTTATTTTGATGAGGAAGATGTTGAAGGAAAAAACACAAAGCTTGTAGGTTTTATAAGTGGTGTTAAGTCGTTTAATATCATTAAATTGCCACAATTAAACGAGACAATTGTTACCACTGCAAATCTAATTTCAAGATTTGATGCTGATGGATATAGTATTTGTGCATTAAATTGTAGTATTGAAAATGCAGAAATTGTTTTAGCTGAATGTGTAATGAACTTATTTATTAAAGAAGTAGAATAA
- a CDS encoding beta-ketoacyl-ACP synthase III: MNDVYITRIAKFLPNTPVSNDQMEQKLGILNGKSSKAKGIVLRNNKIKTRYYAIDENGEITHNNAQLTKEAVELLCDEDFTTKDIELLSCGTSSPDQILPSHTAMVHGFLKNRNLEINSPSGACCSGMNALKYGFLSVKAHQVNNAVCAGSERTSSWMMANTFEEEVNHLKSLEEQPIIAFNKEFLRWMLSDGAGAVLLESEPKGKQPLKIEWIEGYSYAHELDTCMYAGGDKLENGQLKPWSEFPAHDWSEQSLFAMKQDVKLLSENILVKGVDSLKHALDKHNVKPEDLTYYLPHISSFYFKDKLYEEMVKQDFVVPLDKWFMNLEKVGNVGAASIYIMLEELVDSGKLNKGDTILLHVPESARFAYNYALLTVC; the protein is encoded by the coding sequence ATGAATGACGTTTACATAACTAGAATTGCAAAATTTTTACCTAACACCCCTGTTTCCAACGATCAAATGGAACAAAAATTGGGTATTCTAAATGGAAAATCTTCCAAAGCTAAAGGTATAGTTTTACGAAATAATAAGATTAAAACGAGGTATTATGCCATTGATGAAAATGGTGAAATTACGCACAATAATGCACAACTGACTAAGGAAGCTGTAGAGCTTCTTTGTGATGAAGATTTTACGACAAAAGACATTGAATTATTATCTTGTGGTACCTCAAGTCCTGATCAAATATTACCATCGCATACCGCAATGGTTCATGGCTTTTTAAAGAATAGAAATTTAGAAATAAATTCACCTTCAGGTGCGTGTTGTTCGGGAATGAATGCGTTAAAATATGGATTCTTATCTGTTAAAGCTCATCAAGTAAACAATGCCGTTTGTGCTGGTTCTGAACGTACTTCTTCATGGATGATGGCGAATACTTTTGAAGAAGAGGTGAACCATTTAAAATCGTTAGAAGAGCAGCCTATAATTGCTTTTAATAAAGAGTTTTTACGTTGGATGCTTTCCGATGGAGCAGGTGCTGTTTTATTAGAAAGTGAACCAAAAGGGAAACAACCATTAAAAATTGAATGGATTGAAGGATATTCATATGCTCATGAACTAGATACATGTATGTACGCTGGTGGAGATAAATTAGAAAATGGCCAGTTAAAGCCTTGGAGTGAGTTTCCAGCTCATGATTGGAGTGAACAATCTTTGTTCGCCATGAAGCAAGATGTGAAATTACTAAGTGAAAATATTTTAGTAAAAGGCGTTGATAGTTTAAAACATGCTTTAGACAAGCATAATGTGAAACCTGAAGATTTAACCTACTATTTACCACATATTTCATCTTTCTATTTTAAGGATAAATTGTATGAAGAAATGGTAAAACAAGATTTTGTAGTACCATTGGACAAATGGTTTATGAATTTAGAAAAAGTAGGAAATGTAGGAGCAGCCTCTATTTATATTATGTTAGAAGAATTAGTAGATTCTGGCAAATTAAATAAAGGTGATACCATTTTGTTACATGTTCCTGAAAGTGCAAGATTTGCTTATAATTATGCTCTTTTAACTGTTTGTTAA
- a CDS encoding dialkylrecorsinol condensing enzyme DarA, translating into MKNVLVIYYTQSGQLLEIAQNVAQELENSTNVSVSYHQIKPVEEYGFPWKADKFYDVFPESFLQIPCTLEEPNPEIFTKKYDLVILAYQVWYLTPSVPINSFLKSESAKKIVKDTPVVTLIACRNMWIKAQEKMKHLLIENQANLVGNIALVDRNLNHVSVITIEKWMMNGKKEKYLGVFPKPGVSQKDIDESVKFGKPILESLNKNDFTSLQDNLVSIGAVVVKPFLISMDKRANVIFDKWSNFIIKKGKPGEPKRLKWVRVFDKYLKFAIWFFGPVLFIVFLLTYLPFIGKIKKDKKYYASVKLKGISNT; encoded by the coding sequence ATGAAAAACGTTTTAGTAATATATTACACACAGTCTGGGCAGTTGCTAGAAATTGCTCAAAATGTAGCACAGGAACTGGAAAATTCAACTAATGTTTCCGTTTCATATCATCAAATAAAACCTGTTGAAGAATATGGTTTTCCATGGAAAGCAGATAAGTTTTATGATGTTTTTCCTGAATCTTTTTTGCAAATTCCATGTACATTGGAAGAACCAAATCCTGAAATATTTACTAAGAAATACGATTTAGTAATACTTGCATATCAAGTTTGGTACCTCACACCTTCAGTACCCATAAACTCATTTTTAAAATCGGAATCCGCTAAAAAAATAGTAAAAGATACGCCCGTTGTAACACTTATAGCGTGTCGTAATATGTGGATAAAGGCTCAAGAAAAAATGAAGCATTTATTAATTGAAAACCAAGCGAATTTAGTGGGTAATATTGCCTTGGTAGATAGAAATCTCAATCATGTTAGTGTTATCACCATTGAAAAATGGATGATGAATGGTAAAAAGGAAAAGTATTTAGGTGTTTTTCCAAAACCAGGAGTTTCTCAAAAAGATATAGATGAATCTGTTAAGTTTGGCAAACCAATATTGGAAAGCTTAAATAAAAATGACTTCACATCTTTACAAGATAATTTAGTAAGCATAGGTGCCGTTGTAGTAAAACCATTTTTAATTTCAATGGACAAAAGGGCTAATGTTATTTTTGATAAATGGTCTAATTTTATCATCAAAAAAGGCAAGCCTGGAGAACCAAAACGATTAAAATGGGTTCGGGTTTTTGATAAATATTTAAAATTTGCAATTTGGTTCTTCGGACCAGTACTTTTTATTGTATTTTTGCTGACCTATTTACCTTTTATAGGTAAAATTAAGAAAGACAAAAAATATTATGCTTCTGTTAAACTAAAGGGTATATCTAATACTTAA
- a CDS encoding LpxL/LpxP family acyltransferase yields the protein MAQWEGKSRGTVLGYRIFIFFMKKLGLRSAYFILYFVAFYFLIFSPKGTKASYNYFRKRLKYSSIKSVFNVYKSYYKFGQTIIDKVAIRSGLRNKFTYDFDGIDNLKQLIANKNGGILISAHVGNFEIAEFFFKEIDFNSQINIVTTDQEHSDIKQYLESVSQKSSIKLILIKEDLSHIFEINSALANNELICFTGDRYFEGTRFLEEHLLGKEAKFPAGPFLLASRLKVPVAFVYVMKETTKHYHLYTRLATAKKRDAQGLLQNYTESIEWILKQYPLQWFNYFDFWEDKK from the coding sequence ATGGCACAATGGGAAGGTAAATCCAGAGGTACCGTTTTAGGTTATAGAATATTTATTTTTTTTATGAAAAAGCTGGGCTTACGTTCGGCTTATTTTATTTTGTACTTCGTTGCTTTTTATTTCTTGATATTTTCTCCCAAAGGCACAAAAGCTTCCTATAATTATTTTAGAAAAAGGTTAAAATATTCCTCAATAAAAAGTGTCTTCAATGTTTATAAAAGTTATTATAAATTTGGACAAACCATAATTGATAAAGTAGCCATAAGATCGGGATTACGTAATAAATTCACTTATGATTTTGATGGTATTGATAATTTAAAACAACTCATTGCTAATAAAAATGGTGGAATATTAATCAGTGCTCATGTTGGTAATTTTGAAATAGCAGAGTTCTTTTTTAAAGAAATTGATTTCAACTCACAAATAAATATTGTTACAACTGATCAAGAGCATAGTGATATAAAGCAGTATTTAGAGTCGGTTTCACAAAAATCAAGTATTAAATTAATATTGATAAAGGAAGATTTATCTCATATTTTTGAAATCAATTCAGCATTAGCAAATAATGAATTAATTTGCTTTACCGGAGATAGATATTTTGAGGGAACACGTTTTTTAGAAGAGCATTTATTAGGAAAGGAAGCGAAGTTTCCAGCGGGGCCTTTTTTATTGGCATCTCGCTTAAAAGTTCCCGTAGCTTTTGTTTATGTAATGAAAGAAACCACTAAGCATTATCATTTATATACCCGATTGGCAACGGCTAAAAAAAGAGATGCTCAGGGTTTATTACAGAACTATACGGAGAGTATCGAGTGGATTTTAAAACAATACCCGTTGCAATGGTTTAATTATTTCGATTTTTGGGAAGATAAAAAATAA
- a CDS encoding phosphopantetheine-binding protein: MNKEDIISKINDFLIDEFEVEEDAISPEANLKETLELDSLDFVDLVVAVESNFGVKLIGEDFVNVIKLHDFYNLIERKLA, translated from the coding sequence ATGAATAAAGAAGACATCATTAGTAAAATTAATGATTTCCTTATAGATGAATTTGAAGTTGAAGAGGATGCAATTAGCCCTGAGGCTAACTTAAAAGAAACATTAGAGCTAGATAGTTTAGATTTTGTTGATCTGGTAGTTGCTGTAGAATCTAATTTCGGTGTAAAACTGATTGGTGAAGATTTTGTAAACGTGATTAAACTTCATGATTTTTATAATTTAATAGAGCGGAAGTTAGCTTAA
- a CDS encoding beta-ketoacyl-[acyl-carrier-protein] synthase family protein — protein MNRVVITGMGIYSCIGSNLDEVKESLYKGKSGIVFDAERKEFGYRSALTGMVAEPDLKKLLSRRQRISMGEEAQFAYLSTIEALKNAGISQDFLDINEVGILFGNDSTARSVIESIDIVREKKDTTLVGSGAIFKAMNSTVNMNLSTIFKLKGVNFTISAACASGSHAIGVGYHLIKSGLQDTIICGGAQEINKLAMASFDGLGVFSIKEENPAEASKPFDVERDGLVPSGGAATVILESYDSAIKRGAPILGEIIGYGFSSNGDHISTPNADGPTRAMQKAIDEAKIDKKTIDYVNAHATSTPVGDANEAKAIYNIFGDNCPYISSTKSMTGHECWMAGASEVVYSMLMMQHSFVAPNINLKTPDEDAAKLNIARETVDKKIDVFLSNSFGFGGTNSALIIKKI, from the coding sequence GTAAAAGAATCTTTATATAAAGGGAAATCAGGAATTGTATTTGATGCCGAACGTAAAGAGTTTGGTTACCGTTCTGCACTAACCGGAATGGTTGCAGAACCCGATTTAAAAAAACTACTTTCAAGAAGACAACGGATCAGCATGGGCGAAGAAGCTCAATTTGCATACCTATCAACCATTGAAGCCTTAAAAAATGCTGGAATTTCGCAAGATTTTTTAGATATTAATGAAGTTGGTATTTTATTTGGTAATGATAGTACGGCACGGTCAGTTATTGAATCTATAGATATCGTAAGAGAAAAAAAAGATACTACATTAGTGGGGTCAGGAGCTATTTTTAAAGCGATGAATTCTACTGTAAACATGAATTTATCTACTATTTTCAAGTTAAAAGGAGTGAATTTTACGATAAGTGCAGCGTGTGCAAGTGGTTCGCATGCTATTGGTGTTGGTTATCATTTAATAAAAAGTGGGTTACAAGACACTATAATTTGTGGCGGAGCTCAAGAAATAAATAAACTAGCCATGGCTAGTTTTGATGGTTTAGGTGTGTTTTCAATAAAGGAAGAAAATCCTGCAGAAGCATCCAAACCTTTTGATGTAGAAAGAGATGGCTTAGTTCCAAGCGGTGGTGCAGCCACAGTGATTTTAGAAAGTTATGATTCAGCAATAAAAAGAGGAGCTCCTATTTTGGGTGAAATTATTGGTTATGGATTCTCATCAAATGGTGATCATATTTCAACGCCCAACGCTGATGGTCCTACCAGGGCCATGCAAAAAGCAATAGATGAAGCTAAAATAGATAAAAAAACTATTGACTATGTTAACGCTCACGCCACTTCTACACCAGTAGGTGATGCTAATGAGGCGAAAGCAATTTATAATATATTTGGTGATAATTGTCCTTATATAAGTTCTACAAAATCAATGACGGGTCATGAGTGTTGGATGGCAGGTGCAAGTGAAGTGGTTTATTCAATGTTAATGATGCAACATTCATTTGTTGCTCCTAATATTAATTTGAAAACACCAGACGAAGACGCTGCAAAATTAAACATTGCTAGAGAGACTGTAGATAAAAAAATTGATGTATTTTTGTCCAATTCTTTTGGGTTTGGCGGAACAAACTCGGCATTAATTATTAAAAAGATTTAA